The sequence below is a genomic window from Trueperaceae bacterium.
GCGCCTCCAGGTCGGGCGGGCGCCAGGCGTCGGCGTAGCGCGCGGCGTACCCGCGCGGGGCCGGGTAGTCGTCGCGGTGGTTCTGGTGGTGCGGCTCCAGGAACGACGTGAACAAGAAGAACGGCGCCTCGCGGGGTTCGGCGAGGTAGCGGATCGCCTCGTCGGCGAGGGCGTCGACGCGGTAGCCGGGCAGGTGCCGCGGCCGCCCGTCCTCGTCGAACACCGTCGTGGCGTACGCGTCCGACGTGAACTCGAGGACGTTCGCCGCCCGCCACGTGGCGTAGCCCCCGCGCTCCGCCTCCGGGACCGGGTCGCGCGACGCGAGGTGCCACTTGCCGACGTAGGCGGTGTCGTAGCCCGCCTCCGCGAAGCGGTCGCCCAACGTCGGCACGTCGGGGTCCAGATGGACGCCGTTCGTGAACGACCCGTGCTCGGTCCCGTGCAGGCCGGTCTGCAGGCAGGCGCGGGCGGGCCCGCACACCGGCTGCACGGTGAACGACCGCGCCACGTGCGTCCCCTCGCGCGCCATCGCGTCGAACTCCGGGGTCAGGCCCCCCGGGTGGCCGTGGACGCCGGTCGTGTCCCAGCGCTGCTGGTCGGTGAAGAACACCACGACGTTGGGTCGTTTCGCACCTTCGCGCATGCTCGTCCCTCTCCGTTCCCCCCGCCGAGGCGGGGCAACCCCGCGGACGGGGCCTACTTGCCCGCCTGGATGGCGATGCCGTCCATGATGCGCTCGCGGAGCGCGAAGAACAACGCCATGACCGGCAGGAGCGTCACGACCGCGGCGGCCGCGATCAGGTTCCAGGTGATCAGTTGCTGCGACGACTTGAACAGCGTCACGCCCACCGGCAGGGTCTGCCACTCCTGGCGCGTCACCACCAGCGGCCACAGGTAGTCGTTCCAGCGGAACATGAAGTTGTACAGCCCCAACACCGCGATGCCGGGCAGCGCCAGCGGCACGATGACGCGCGCCACGATCGTGAGTTCGCCCGCCCCGTCGATGCGGGCCGCCTCGACCACCTCGTCGGGGATCGTGAGCATGAACTGGTTCATGAAGAACAACCCGAACCCGGTCGCCGTGAGCGGCAGCGCCAACCCCGCCCACGTGTCGACCCAACCCCAGCCCGCGATCATCGTGTAGAGCGGGATGGTCCGCACCGCGGGCGGCACGAGGATGCTGCCCACGAACAGGGCGAGCACCAGGCGTCGGCCCGGCATGCGGATCTTCGTCGTCGCGTACGCCGCCAGCGTCGACGTCACCAGCACCATCGCCGTCGTCGACACGGTGTAGATCGCCGAGTTCGTGAACAGGCCGACCACGTCGAGGCGCTCGAACACCCGCGCGTAGTTCTCGAAATCGAAGGCGGCGGGGATCAGGGTCGGCGGGATCGACGACGCCTCCTGGATCGTCTGGAACGACAGCAGCACCACGTACACCAGCGGGAACAGCACGACCAGCGAGAGCAACGCCAGCCCCACGTGCGCCGCGATGCGGCCGGCGTTCCGCCGCAGCCGCCTCATTCGACCCCCTGGTAGGCGCGTTCCTGCCAGACGTTCATCAGGTAGGACAGCGCGAACAGCAGCGCGAACATCACGATCGTCATGGCGTTCGCCATGGGCACGTCGAAGCTCTCGAAGGCGGTCTCGTAGATCAGCAGCATCAACACCTCGGTCCCCCGGAACGGCCCACCCCCGGTCAGGATCTGCGCCAGGACGAAGGAGTGCACGAAGCCGCCCATCAACGACAACACCCCGATGAAGACGATCGTCGGCACCAGCAGCGGCAGGGTGATGTGGCGGATCTTGTTCCAGGTGCCCACCCCGTCGATCTCCGCGGCCTCGTAGTAGGTGCGGGGGATCGAGCGCAGGCCCGAGGCGAAGAGCAGCATGTTGTAGCCCAGCGTGAACCACACCTGCACCACGACCAGCGACACCATCGCCCCGGTCGGCGTCTGCAGCCAGGCGACGGGGGTCAGCCCCAGCGCCGCCAGCCCCCCGTTCAGGATGCCGAAGTCGGCGTTGAACATGTACTGCCACACGAGCGTCGCGATGGCGGGCGTGACGACGTAGGGGAGGATGAGGACGCTCGAGAAGATCGGCTTGAAGCGGATCCCCCGGTCGTCCAGCGCGTACGCGGCGAGGAACCCGAGCGCGATGCTGACGACGGAGTAGCTGGCGGTGAAGACCACCGTGACCCGCAGCGCGTTCCAGAAGCGGGGGCTCTCGAACAGGTAGCGGTAGTTCTCGAACCCGACGAAATCGAGGTTGCTGCCGAACCCCGCGTGCAGGCTGTTGTAGAAGCCGACGGCGAACGGCGCGAAGGTGAAGACGGCCAGCGAGAGAAGGGCCGGCGCGAGGAAGAGATACCCGGTCAGATACCGGCGGTGACGTTGCTTCATGCCCGGTTCGGCGCTCCCGATTCCCGGCCCGCGACGCAGGGGAGGCGGTCCGTGGGTCCGCAGCGTACCGGCGGGAGGAGGGGGTGCCTCCTCCCGCCGGCGGTGGGCGCATCCGTGCTCAGTCGGAGGCGCGTTCGATCAGGCGGTTCGATTCGCGGACGTACGCGTCGAGCGCGTCGTCCACGTCCCCGCGGGCGTACACGACGGTCTGGTACAGCTGCTCGAAGACGTCGCCGCCCGGCGTGATGTCGCCCAAGCCCAGGTTGCGCGCGGCGATGTCGAACGGGGAGGCGGCGCCCAGGATGGGCGTGAACTCCGCGACGCCGGGCACCCCCTCGAGGCGCGGGTCGGCCGCCCAGGAGGCGCGCGGCATCATCATGCCGGTCTCCAGGGTCGCGGCGACCTCGACGTCGACCGACGTCAGGCGCTGCATGAGGTCCCACGCGAGGTCGGGGTGCTCCGCGTCGTCGGGGATCGCGACGGCGGTCCCGGCGACCGTCGACAGGGCGCCCGCCCCGTCGACGCGCGGCACGGGGGAGATGCCGTAGTCGAAGTCGGACTCGAGGCTCTCGAGGTTGGCGATGTCCCACGGGCCCGAGAGGATCATCGCGACGCGCTGCTCGAAGAACGAGCGGCGGGTCGCCTGGTACGCCGCGCCCGGCTCGGGGCGCAGCGCCCAGCCGTTGGCGGAGACGTCCTGCAGCGTCTGCAGCGTCTCGCGGATCGTGGGCGTGTCGATGGCGATCTCCCCGTCCTCGATCAGGAACGGCGTTTCCTCCGAGGCGAAGAACGGCATGACGTAGCCGGGGTCGGTGTCGAACCCGAACGCCGCCACGTCCGGCCCGAGCGCCGCGTCGAGCGCTTCGGCGGTGGCGTAGAACTCGGCCATCGTCTCCGGCGGGTCGGTGGGGTCGAGGCCGGCCTCTTCGAACAGGTCCTCGTTGTAGAACAGCGCCAGCGCGGTGTGGTGGAGCTTGAGGCCGTAGCGGCGCGCGTCGAGCGTCACCTCGGTCCAGGTGCCCTCGAACCAATCCGAGCTCTCGTCCCACGCCGCGATGTCGTCGGTGACGTCGCGCAGAGCGCCCAGGCCGGCGAACTCGGTGATCCAGGTCGCGGGCACCTCGAGCAGGTCGGGGCCCTGGCCGGCGGAGAAGTCGGTCAGCAACTTCGTGCGCATGTCGGGCCAGGCGAAGGTCTGCAGGTCGACCTCGACGCCGTGGTCGGCGGCGAAGTCGTCGATGACCTCCTGGTACGCGTCGTAGACGTGGTTGTTGTTCCAGTAGATGGTGAAGGTGTCTTGGGCCACGGCCGACTGCAGGAGCAGCACCAGCGTCGCGGCGGCGAGCATGCGAAGGGTCGCGATGGTCATACGCCTCTCCTCTCCGTTTGTCGAACACGGCAGTCGTATCACTAAAGGCTTTTACCTGTCAACGTGGTGCTGATAGACTCCGCATCGCTGCGACGACGGCCCCGCGCGGGGCCGTCCCCTCGCCGACCCACCCAACGAACGGAGTCCGCATGCCCAAGATCGCCTTCCTCGGTGCCGGAAGCACCGTCTTCGCCAAGAACCTGATGGGGGACATCCTCGCCCACCCCGAACTCGCCGAATCGACGCTCGCGCTGCACGACGTCGACGAACACCGCCTCGCCCTCTCGCACCGGGTCGGCCGACGCGTCGCGGAGACGCTCGGCGCGCACCCGACGTTCGAGGTGACCACCGACCGCGAGCGCGCCCTCGACGGCGCGGACTACGCGATCAACATGATCCAGGTCGGCGGCTACGAGCCCTCCACCGTGATCGACTTCGAGGTCCCCAAGCGCTTCGGCCTGCGCCAGACGATCGGTGACACCCTCGGGGTGGGCGGCATCATGCGGGCGCTGCGCACGGTGCCGGTGCTGCTCGACATGGCCCGCGACATGGAGCGCCTCGCCCCCGACGTGCTGCACCTCAACTACGTCAACCCGATGGCGATGAACTGCATGGCGCTCGACCGCGCCACGACCGTCCGCACCGTCGGCCTCTGCCACAGCGTCCCGCACACCGCCGGCGAACTCGCCGCCGACCTCGACCTGCCCGCCGACGAACTCGACTACCTCGTCGCCGGCATCAACCACGTCGCCTTCTTCCTGAAGCTCGAGCACGCCGGCCGCGACCTCTACCCCGACCTCCGCCGCGTCCTCGAGGAGGGCCGGATGCCCGACCACAACCGGGTGCGCTACGAGCTCTTCGAGCAGTTCGGGTACTTCGTGACCGAGTCCAGCGAGCACCTCGCGGAGTACGTCCCCTGGTTCATCAAGGCCGGTCGCGAGGACCTCCTCGAGACCTACAACATCCCGCTCGACGAGTACCTCTACCGCTCCCAGGCCGGCCTCGCCAGCTGGGACTTCATCGAGCGCGAGCTCGAGGCGCCCGGATCGCAGGACC
It includes:
- a CDS encoding carbohydrate ABC transporter permease, producing MRRLRRNAGRIAAHVGLALLSLVVLFPLVYVVLLSFQTIQEASSIPPTLIPAAFDFENYARVFERLDVVGLFTNSAIYTVSTTAMVLVTSTLAAYATTKIRMPGRRLVLALFVGSILVPPAVRTIPLYTMIAGWGWVDTWAGLALPLTATGFGLFFMNQFMLTIPDEVVEAARIDGAGELTIVARVIVPLALPGIAVLGLYNFMFRWNDYLWPLVVTRQEWQTLPVGVTLFKSSQQLITWNLIAAAAVVTLLPVMALFFALRERIMDGIAIQAGK
- a CDS encoding sugar ABC transporter permease; the encoded protein is MKQRHRRYLTGYLFLAPALLSLAVFTFAPFAVGFYNSLHAGFGSNLDFVGFENYRYLFESPRFWNALRVTVVFTASYSVVSIALGFLAAYALDDRGIRFKPIFSSVLILPYVVTPAIATLVWQYMFNADFGILNGGLAALGLTPVAWLQTPTGAMVSLVVVQVWFTLGYNMLLFASGLRSIPRTYYEAAEIDGVGTWNKIRHITLPLLVPTIVFIGVLSLMGGFVHSFVLAQILTGGGPFRGTEVLMLLIYETAFESFDVPMANAMTIVMFALLFALSYLMNVWQERAYQGVE
- a CDS encoding sugar ABC transporter substrate-binding protein, with amino-acid sequence MTIATLRMLAAATLVLLLQSAVAQDTFTIYWNNNHVYDAYQEVIDDFAADHGVEVDLQTFAWPDMRTKLLTDFSAGQGPDLLEVPATWITEFAGLGALRDVTDDIAAWDESSDWFEGTWTEVTLDARRYGLKLHHTALALFYNEDLFEEAGLDPTDPPETMAEFYATAEALDAALGPDVAAFGFDTDPGYVMPFFASEETPFLIEDGEIAIDTPTIRETLQTLQDVSANGWALRPEPGAAYQATRRSFFEQRVAMILSGPWDIANLESLESDFDYGISPVPRVDGAGALSTVAGTAVAIPDDAEHPDLAWDLMQRLTSVDVEVAATLETGMMMPRASWAADPRLEGVPGVAEFTPILGAASPFDIAARNLGLGDITPGGDVFEQLYQTVVYARGDVDDALDAYVRESNRLIERASD
- a CDS encoding alpha-glucosidase/alpha-galactosidase, which codes for MPKIAFLGAGSTVFAKNLMGDILAHPELAESTLALHDVDEHRLALSHRVGRRVAETLGAHPTFEVTTDRERALDGADYAINMIQVGGYEPSTVIDFEVPKRFGLRQTIGDTLGVGGIMRALRTVPVLLDMARDMERLAPDVLHLNYVNPMAMNCMALDRATTVRTVGLCHSVPHTAGELAADLDLPADELDYLVAGINHVAFFLKLEHAGRDLYPDLRRVLEEGRMPDHNRVRYELFEQFGYFVTESSEHLAEYVPWFIKAGREDLLETYNIPLDEYLYRSQAGLASWDFIERELEAPGSQDPDALRATLEATPLMPTMVDASVEAFASLHEVERSAEYGARILHAVETDTPTRIYGNVPNRGLIENLPDDACVEVPALVDAQGVQPTRIGRIPPHLAALMQTNVNVQRLTVEALLTGEREHVYHAAMLDPHTASELDLKQIRALVDALLDAHGDRIPEALRG